Proteins co-encoded in one Malus sylvestris chromosome 9, drMalSylv7.2, whole genome shotgun sequence genomic window:
- the LOC126583956 gene encoding WRKY transcription factor 71-like, protein MSNEKKNPYQYDPFDYNHHEINKSSFPFFNYGTSSIYQNPPHDPQTLNGFGSDHPNSFMSFTDCLHGSLDYNTLSKAFDMSCSSSDVISPPLDHDNNSNKQQAAAAGVGDHSVGTNSTTENPSTPNYSSISSSPNEAAGAGAVAVAVDHQVLDEDSDHKSKKDKQPKLRSDGDDEDKSKKGSKAKKKEKRKREPRFAFLTKSEVDHLEDGYRWRKYGQKAVKNSPYPRSYYRCTTQKCIVKKRVERSFQDSSTVITTYEGQHNHQCPATLRGNLNLNAVGMLSPNSLLASASLSGSARFSHEFLAQFLPMDNQLQLQSHQHDHPPSSTLYSTLMSPHRHHHNQQQQQLPASDYGLLQDLVPSFSHKKKP, encoded by the exons atgtcaaatgagaagaaaaatccTTACCAGTACGACCCTTTCGACTACAACCACCATGAGATCAACAAGTCAAGTTTTCCATTCTTCAACTATGGTACTTCCTCCATATACCAAAATCCCCCACATGACCCCCAAACCCTAAATGGGTTTGGATCTGATCATCCTAATTCGTTCATGAGCTTTACCGACTGCCTACACGGATCATTGGACTACAACACCCTCTCGAAAGCCTTCGACATGTCGTGTTCCTCATCGGACGTCATTTCTCCGCCGTTAGATCATGACAACAACTCAAACAAACAGCAGGCTGCGGCAGCAGGTGTAGGAGATCACTCAGTGGGGACTAATAGTACCACTGAAAACCCTTCGacaccaaattattcctcaataTCTTCTTCCCCTAATGAAGCTGCTGGTGCTGGTGCTGTTGCTGTTGCTGTTGATCATCAAGTTTTAGATGAAGATTCAGATCATAAGAGCAAGAAAGATAAACAGCCGAAATTACGGTCTGATGGAGATGATGAAGACAAGTCAAAGAAAGG GAGCAaagcaaaaaagaaagagaaacggAAGAGGGAACCACGGTTTGCGTTTCTGACTAAGAGTGAAGTGGATCACCTTGAAGATGGATACAGATGGAGGAAGTACGGACAGAAGGCAGTCAAGAACAGCCCTTATCCTAG AAGTTATTACAGATGCACCACACAGAAGTGCATCGTAAAGAAGCGTGTTGAGAGATCATTTCAAGATTCATCAACCGTGATCACAACATACGAAGGTCAGCACAACCACCAGTGTCCGGCAACACTCCGTGGAAATCTCAATCTCAACGCTGTCGGAATGCTGTCACCTAATTCACTTTTGGCATCGGCATCTTTGAGCGGATCAGCAAGATTTTCACATGAATTCTTAGCTCAATTTCTCCCAATGGACAACCAGTTGCAATTGCAAAGTCATCAACATGATCATCCACCAAGTTCAACGTTATACTCAACCCTCATgagtcctcatcgtcatcatcataatcagcagcagcaacagctACCTGCTTCTGACTATGGTTTGTTGCAAGATTTAGTTCCCTCATTTAGTCACAAAAAAAAGCCATGA
- the LOC126583246 gene encoding two-pore potassium channel 3-like has protein sequence MDEPLLSRIQTALGVGGDDQQVASSSRSTARTPRTPRRRSYPSGYLDVLNSDVIVPIITTPNSSSYANLLANLNKNKRRQLKHRSHSAPSVFTDIKELIQDSVDDPRPAPKSTPLIVRQAFIGVIIYVIIGIVIILTTGGFKGEATYKPVDALYFIVVTLCTIGYGDIVPDTTGTKLFTCFFILVGFGFIDILLNGLVVYICDRQESVLLSTVDETKFNNMIQTYMIDKEKGRMRIRIKVALALGVVIGCIAIGTITVHFLEKMSWVDSFYLSVTSVTTVGYGDFAFQTVAGRCFAIIWLLFSTLAVARAFLYLTELRIDKRNRRIAKWVLQKEITLRDLLAADLDNDGCISKAEFVIYKLKEMGRVAENDIMQICKQFDSLEHSNNDKITLVDLMGSDM, from the exons ATGGACGAACCCTTACTTTCCAGGATTCAGACAGCACTTGGTGTCGGAGGTGACGATCAACAAGTAGCGTCTTCGAGCAGATCAACGGCCAGAACACCCAGAACACCGCGAAGAAGAAGCTACCCCTCAGGTTACCTTGATGTACTCAACTCCGATGTTATTGTCCCCATCATCACAACACCAAACTCTTCCTCCTACGCCAATCTCCTCGCGAACCTGAACAAGAACAAGCGGAGGCAGCTCAAGCACCGCTCCCACTCAGCTCCCTCGGTGTTCACTGACATCAAGGAGCTGATTCAAGACTCCGTCGATGATCCAAGACCTGCCCCTAAATCAACCCCTCTCATCGTTCGCCAAGCTTTCATCGGTGTCATTATCTATGTCATCATCGGCATTGTCATAATCTTGACAACCGGGGGTTTCAAGGGAGAAGCCACTTACAAGCCGGTTGATGCCTTGTACTTCATTGTGGTCACGCTCTGTACGATTGGCTATGGCGACATTGTTCCTGACACAACCGGTACCAAGCTCTTCACCTGTTTCTTCATCTTGGTCGGTTTTGGATTCATCGATATTCTGCTCAACGGTTTGGTGGTGTACATCTGCGACAGGCAAGAATCGGTGTTGTTGAGCACCGTCGATGAGACGAAGTTCAACAACATGATTCAGACGTACATGATCGACAAAGAGAAAGGACGAATGAGGATAAGGATCAAGGTAGCGTTGGCACTGGGAGTGGTGATTGGTTGTATAGCTATAGGGACAATTACAGTACATTTTCTCGAGAAGATGAGTTGGGTCGATAGTTTCTACCTCTCTGTTACTTCAGTCACAACTGTAGGTTACGGCGATTTCGCTTTCCAGACAGTTGCGGGTAGGTGTTTTGCAATAATCTGGTTACTGTTTAGCACATTAGCTGTTGCTAGGGCTTTTCTGTACCTGACCGAGCTTAGAATCGACAAGCGGAATCGTCGAATCGCGAAATGGGTTCTTCAGAAGGAGATCACCCTCAGGGATTTGTTGGCAGCAGACCTGGATAATGATGGATGCATCAG CAAAGCGGAGTTCGTCATATACAAGCTTAAGGAGATGGGGAGAGTGGCAGAGAATGATATTATGCAGATATGCAAGCAATTTGATTCTTTGGAACATAGCAACAATGACAAAATTACTCTTGTTGATCTAATGGGAAGCGACATGTGA